A region from the Malus domestica chromosome 07, GDT2T_hap1 genome encodes:
- the LOC103453276 gene encoding guanylyl cyclase 1-like isoform X1 has protein sequence MWPSYFLFNKILKTEDEGVSNGEHSGMVEPYPCEQPLPCSHFVEVPHINQQDSWDCGLACVLMVFRTLGIDNCDIQTLAELCHTNSIWTVDLAFLLRKFSISFSYFTVTFGANPNYSGETFYKEQLPNDLERVDNLFQKALEAGINIQRRSISREEICFSILSGKYIAIVLVDQYKLSRSSPDDVFVSDYCVSNSGYTGHYVVICGYDTTADEFEIRDPACSRKNERISSTCLEEARKSFGTDEDLLLISLKKSGKQNRPGTHQ, from the exons ATGTGGCCTTCGTATTTTTTATTCAATAAGATTCTTAAGACAGAAGATGAAGGTGTATCAAATGGAGAACATTCAGGCATGGTAGAACCCTACCCATGTGAACAGCCGTTGCCCTGCTCGCACTTTGTTGAA GTCCCGCACATAAACCAGCAAGATTCTTGGGATTGCGGCCTCGCCTGCGTTCTTATGGTCTTTCGGACCCTTGGCATAGACAACTGCGATATTCAGACATTGGCAGAGCTATGTCACACAAATAG CATTTGGACCGTTGATCTAGCATTTTTACTACGGAAGTTCTCTATTAGTTTTTCCTACTTCACAGTGACATTTGGAGCAAACCCTAATTATTCTGGCGAGACATTTTATAAG GAGCAATTACCTAATGATCTGGAGCGAGTTGATAATCTATTTCAAAAAGCACTAGAAGCCGGAATTAATATACAG CGCAGATCAATCAGTCGAGAAGAAATTTGTTTTTCGATTTTGTCTGGGAAATACATTGCCATTGTTTTGGTTGATCAGTATAAATTGAG TAGGTCTTCTCCGGACGATGTTTTCGTCTCAGACTATTGTGTAAGCAACTCTGGTTACACAG GTCACTATGTCGTCATATGTGGGTATGACACTACTGCAGATGAGTTTGAAATTAGAGATCCGGCCTGTTCAAG GAAAAATGAGAGGATCTCCTCAACGTGCTTAGAAGAAGCCCGCAAATCCTTTGGTACCGATGAGGATCTTCTCTTG ATATCTCTGAAGAAGAGTGGGAAGCAAAATCGCCCGGGAACACACCAGTGA
- the LOC103453276 gene encoding guanylyl cyclase 1-like isoform X2 yields MWPSYFLFNKILKTEDEGVSNGEHSGMVEPYPCEQPLPCSHFVEVPHINQQDSWDCGLACVLMVFRTLGIDNCDIQTLAELCHTNSIWTVDLAFLLRKFSISFSYFTVTFGANPNYSGETFYKEQLPNDLERVDNLFQKALEAGINIQRRSISREEICFSILSGKYIAIVLVDQYKLRSSPDDVFVSDYCVSNSGYTGHYVVICGYDTTADEFEIRDPACSRKNERISSTCLEEARKSFGTDEDLLLISLKKSGKQNRPGTHQ; encoded by the exons ATGTGGCCTTCGTATTTTTTATTCAATAAGATTCTTAAGACAGAAGATGAAGGTGTATCAAATGGAGAACATTCAGGCATGGTAGAACCCTACCCATGTGAACAGCCGTTGCCCTGCTCGCACTTTGTTGAA GTCCCGCACATAAACCAGCAAGATTCTTGGGATTGCGGCCTCGCCTGCGTTCTTATGGTCTTTCGGACCCTTGGCATAGACAACTGCGATATTCAGACATTGGCAGAGCTATGTCACACAAATAG CATTTGGACCGTTGATCTAGCATTTTTACTACGGAAGTTCTCTATTAGTTTTTCCTACTTCACAGTGACATTTGGAGCAAACCCTAATTATTCTGGCGAGACATTTTATAAG GAGCAATTACCTAATGATCTGGAGCGAGTTGATAATCTATTTCAAAAAGCACTAGAAGCCGGAATTAATATACAG CGCAGATCAATCAGTCGAGAAGAAATTTGTTTTTCGATTTTGTCTGGGAAATACATTGCCATTGTTTTGGTTGATCAGTATAAATTGAG GTCTTCTCCGGACGATGTTTTCGTCTCAGACTATTGTGTAAGCAACTCTGGTTACACAG GTCACTATGTCGTCATATGTGGGTATGACACTACTGCAGATGAGTTTGAAATTAGAGATCCGGCCTGTTCAAG GAAAAATGAGAGGATCTCCTCAACGTGCTTAGAAGAAGCCCGCAAATCCTTTGGTACCGATGAGGATCTTCTCTTG ATATCTCTGAAGAAGAGTGGGAAGCAAAATCGCCCGGGAACACACCAGTGA